Proteins encoded together in one Benincasa hispida cultivar B227 chromosome 1, ASM972705v1, whole genome shotgun sequence window:
- the LOC120069609 gene encoding 1-Cys peroxiredoxin, protein MPGLTIGDTIPNIQADSTHGKISLHDYIGGSWAIIFSHPGDFTPVCTTELGMMAAQAEEFSRRGVKLIGLSCDNVQSHTEWIKDIEAYNKGKKVSYPILADPKREIIKELNMVDPDETFLSGSPVPSRALHIIGPDKKVKLSFLYPASTGRNLEEVVRVLESLQKAAKHKVATPVNWKPGDKCVIAPSVSNEQAKQMFPEGFETVELPSKKEYLRFTAV, encoded by the exons ATGCCGGGCCTTACAATCGGCGATACAATACCCAATATTCAAGCTGATAGCACCCATGGAAAGATCAGTCTACATGATTACATCGGTGGTAGCTGGGCCATTATCTTCTCTCACCCCG GTGATTTCACCCCAGTTTGTACGACGGAGCTAGGGATGATGGCTGCTCAAGCAGAGGAGTTCAGTAGACGTGGTGTAAAGCTTATAGGATTGTCTTGCGATAATGTTCAATCTCATACCGAGTGGATCAAAGATATCGAAGCCTACAAT aaaggaaaaaaagtctCATATCCAATACTGGCGGATCCAAAGCGGGAGATTATTAAGGAACTGAATATGGTCGACCCCGATGAGACTTTCTTGTCGGGTAGTCCAGTGCCATCGCGGGCATTGCACATCATCGGTCCGGACAAGAAAGTGAAGCTGAGCTTCTTATACCCAGCAAGTACTGGGAGGAACTTGGAGGAAGTGGTGAGGGTTTTGGAGTCCTTGCAAAAGGCTGCAAAGCACAAGGTGGCAACTCCGGTGAACTGGAAACCGGGGGACAAGTGCGTGATTGCGCCGAGTGTGAGTAATGAGCAGGCCAAGCAAATGTTCCCTGAAGGCTTTGAAACTGTGGAGCTTCCATCAAAGAAGGAATACTTGCGTTTCACTGCTGTGTGA
- the LOC120069588 gene encoding solute carrier family 25 member 44-like, giving the protein MALDVEAAPAAELALADTDINWNRLDKTKFHIIGAILFTAQSALLHPTAVVKTRMQVAGSGLSHMRGLSVFWTILKSDGISGLYRGFGTSALGSLPGRVLALTSLEVSKDIMLKYTGNLEMPEATRVGLANGVAGMISNLVSCIYYVPLDVTCQRLMVQGLPGTTFCNGPLDVVKKVMKAEGFRGLYRGFGLTAVTQSPASALWWGVYGAAQHIIWRSLGYRDSMEKKPSHMEMVTVQATAGMVAGACSSVITTPVDTVKTRLQVIDNYGIGRPSVLKTSRALLKEDGWLGFYRGFGPRFLNMSLYGTTMIVTYELIKRLSLRTS; this is encoded by the exons ATGGCTCTCGACGTCGAAGCTGCACCAGCGGCGGAGTTGGCGCTTGCTGATACCGACATCAACTGGAACAG GTTGGACAAGACAAAGTTTCATATAATTGGGGCAATACTCTTTACGGCTCAGTCAGCCTTGTTACATCCAACAGCAGTTGTAAAAACTAGAATGCAAGTTGCTGGATCTGGTCTATCTCACATGCGTGGACTGTCAGTTTTCTGGACTATATTGAAGTCTGATGGAATCTCTGGCTTGTATAGAGGTTTTGGTACTTCAGCGCTTGGATCATTACCTGGTAGAGTACTGGCTTTAACATCACTAGAAGTATCAAAAGACATCATGTTGAAATATACTGGAAACCTGGAAATGCCTGAAGCAACACGTGTTGGTCTTGCTAATGGAGTGGCAGGCATGATCTCAAATTTAGTTTCATGCATATACTATGTACCATTGGACGTG ACTTGCCAGAGGCTGATGGTTCAAGGGCTTCCTGGAACTACCTTCTGCAATGGCCCACTTGATGTTGTCAAAAAAGTGATGAAGGCTGAAGGATTTCGTGGTTTATATAGGGGTTTTGGATTAACGGCTGTAACTCAGTCGCCAGCATCTGCTCTCTGGTGGGGTGTTTATGGTGCTGCTCAGCATATTATCTGGAG GAGCTTAGGATATCGAGATAGCATGGAGAAGAAACCTTCTCACATGGAGATGGTGACGGTTCAGGCCACAGCAGGAATGGTGGCAGGTGCTTGTTCCTCTGTGATTACAACTCCCGTAGACACAGTAAAGACGCGACTTCAG GTCATCGATAACTATGGAATTGGAAGACCATCCGTGCTCAAGACTTCAAGAGCACTTCTCAAGGAAGATGGATGGTTGGGATTTTATAGAGGCTTTGGACCTCGGTTTTTGAATATGTCTCTTTATGGAACCACGATGATAGTCACTTATGAACTGATCA AGAGACTTTCGTTAAGGACATCGTGA